A stretch of Bradyrhizobium sp. AZCC 2262 DNA encodes these proteins:
- a CDS encoding urease subunit beta, whose amino-acid sequence MAGPKVGPAVAANVDPATKDVPVGGYVCSSAAITFDADRPVTTLKVRNAGDRPIQVGSHFHFFEVNRALEFDRAAAFGLRLNIPSSTATRFEPGDEREVQLVPYGGKRAVYGFNNLVDGPTAGQDAATVKSRAVAQAAKRGFRST is encoded by the coding sequence ATGGCCGGACCAAAAGTGGGCCCCGCTGTTGCCGCAAACGTCGACCCGGCGACAAAGGACGTGCCGGTCGGCGGCTACGTGTGCAGTTCAGCGGCGATCACATTCGATGCCGATCGTCCGGTGACGACGCTCAAGGTGCGCAATGCGGGTGACCGCCCGATACAGGTCGGATCGCACTTCCATTTTTTCGAAGTCAATCGTGCGCTGGAATTCGATCGCGCGGCGGCCTTCGGGCTGCGCCTGAACATTCCATCATCGACGGCAACGCGGTTCGAGCCCGGTGACGAACGCGAGGTCCAGCTCGTTCCCTACGGAGGCAAACGCGCCGTCTACGGCTTTAACAATCTCGTCGATGGTCCTACCGCAGGCCAGGACGCCGCCACGGTCAAATCCAGGGCGGTGGCGCAGGCGGCCAAGCGAGGCTTCCGCTCGACATAA
- a CDS encoding urease accessory protein UreF: MTTIENDGVEASSNAAFLSRMLQFGDSMFPIGAFAFSSGLESAIQEGVVTNAATLRAFARTALEQAARGDCIALIAAHRAATVGDVETLARIDAQVYARKLSDEARTMSVRMGKKFTEMGVEVVGAPLLRTWRECIEKSVTPGCYPIALAINFAVQDLPASQAFAVHQYGVATTILSAALRLMKISHIETQKILYELAGQAAEAYEAAAAARLSDMASFAPLAEILTAVHTRAHVRLFMS; encoded by the coding sequence ATGACCACCATCGAGAATGATGGCGTCGAGGCGTCGAGCAATGCCGCATTTCTCTCGCGGATGCTGCAGTTTGGTGACTCGATGTTTCCCATTGGCGCGTTCGCGTTTTCCTCCGGCCTGGAATCCGCCATTCAGGAAGGTGTCGTCACCAACGCGGCAACGCTTCGCGCGTTCGCGCGCACCGCGTTGGAGCAGGCGGCGCGCGGTGACTGCATCGCGCTGATCGCCGCGCATCGCGCGGCAACCGTCGGCGATGTCGAGACCCTGGCCCGAATCGATGCGCAGGTATACGCGCGCAAGCTTTCAGACGAAGCGCGGACAATGTCGGTTCGCATGGGCAAGAAATTCACGGAGATGGGTGTGGAGGTGGTGGGCGCGCCGCTACTTCGCACCTGGCGTGAATGCATTGAAAAATCTGTTACCCCCGGTTGCTACCCGATAGCCCTGGCCATCAATTTCGCCGTACAGGATCTGCCTGCCAGCCAGGCGTTTGCTGTGCACCAGTATGGCGTTGCGACAACGATCCTCAGCGCGGCGTTGCGGTTGATGAAGATCAGCCACATCGAGACGCAGAAGATTCTCTACGAGCTGGCCGGACAGGCTGCAGAGGCGTACGAGGCCGCTGCGGCGGCGCGGCTGTCGGACATGGCGAGCTTTGCGCCGTTGGCGGAAATTCTGACCGCCGTCCATACCAGAGCGCATGTGCGCCTGTTCATGAGCTGA
- the ureE gene encoding urease accessory protein UreE (involved in the assembly of the urease metallocenter; possible nickel donor) yields MILIQTVLGNIGDREWAERLSAANTDLLEIDQWEAQKSRFRKTTAKGLEIAVSIDRNTHIRDGDVLLWDAQALSALVARIELRDVMIVHLDELMSLAPKTAMRTCVELGHAMGNQHWPALVKDNLVYVPLTVDRKVMASVMNTHRFEGIRYEFVPGRDVIPYLAPHESRRLFGGAEGPVHSHTHESYAGVEAETGHVYGHPPTHVHAHPGAAAQGQTSPATAGSAHDHHRE; encoded by the coding sequence ATGATTCTCATCCAGACCGTTCTGGGCAACATCGGCGATCGCGAATGGGCCGAGCGCTTGTCTGCAGCGAACACGGACTTGCTGGAGATCGACCAGTGGGAAGCGCAGAAGAGCCGCTTCCGCAAGACGACTGCAAAGGGTTTGGAGATCGCCGTCTCAATCGACCGCAACACTCATATCCGCGATGGAGACGTGCTGCTCTGGGATGCCCAGGCGCTCTCGGCGCTTGTCGCGCGAATCGAACTGCGTGACGTGATGATCGTGCACCTGGACGAACTGATGAGCCTCGCGCCAAAAACGGCAATGCGTACATGCGTTGAACTGGGCCACGCGATGGGCAATCAGCATTGGCCGGCGTTGGTCAAGGACAACCTCGTCTATGTCCCGCTCACCGTCGATCGCAAGGTGATGGCGTCCGTCATGAATACGCACCGCTTTGAGGGAATCCGCTACGAGTTCGTACCCGGCCGGGACGTTATTCCCTATCTCGCGCCGCATGAATCACGGCGGCTCTTCGGTGGCGCGGAGGGGCCGGTACATTCGCACACGCATGAGAGCTATGCCGGCGTCGAGGCCGAGACGGGACACGTGTACGGACATCCTCCGACGCACGTCCACGCCCATCCGGGAGCCGCCGCTCAGGGACAAACATCGCCGGCAACGGCCGGTTCTGCTCATGACCACCATCGAGAATGA
- a CDS encoding urease subunit alpha: MPTMSRQEYVGLFGPTTGDRIRLGDTGLFVEIERDLRGGYGDELVFGGGKSMREGMGMDNQVTRAGGAPDLVITNVTVIDAVLGVVKADVGIRDGRISAIGKAGNPQTMDRVTPGLEIGLATDAISGSHLILTAAGIDTHIHFISPQQAQAALSNGTTTLIGGGTGPSDGSYATTVTSGPGNIRMMLRAFENWPLNVGILGKGHGHGKAALVEQIEAGAVGVKCHEDWGTTPAVLRSALTVADETDTQVCIHTDTLNESGFVDDSIEAFEGRTVHSFHTEGSGGGHAPDIIKIAGLPNVLPSSTNPTLPYGINSQAELYDMIMVCHHLSPDIPSDVAFTESRIRAETIAAENVLQDLGVISMFSSDSQAMGRIGECWLRCIQTADAMKTGRGKLPEDALGNDNFRVLRYVAKITINPAISHGIADVLGSVEVGKIADLVLWEPAFFGAKPKIIIKNGFISWAVMGDPNASLPTPQPTYYRPMFGAYGDALAANCITFVSGVAHAAGVKERLGLRRQVMPVRNVRKIGKRDMIRNAGTPKIEVSPETFAVTVDGKHATVQPLTTVSLNQKYFFS; the protein is encoded by the coding sequence ATGCCTACCATGTCTCGGCAAGAATATGTCGGCCTCTTCGGTCCGACGACGGGTGATCGCATCCGATTGGGCGATACGGGCTTGTTCGTCGAAATTGAGCGCGATCTACGCGGCGGCTACGGCGACGAACTCGTCTTCGGCGGTGGCAAGAGCATGCGTGAGGGCATGGGCATGGACAACCAGGTGACGCGGGCGGGCGGCGCTCCTGACCTCGTGATCACCAACGTAACCGTGATCGACGCGGTGCTGGGCGTAGTGAAAGCGGATGTGGGGATCAGGGACGGCCGTATCAGCGCGATCGGCAAGGCCGGCAATCCGCAAACGATGGATCGCGTTACACCAGGCCTGGAGATTGGCCTGGCTACCGATGCTATCTCAGGCTCACATCTGATCCTGACGGCCGCCGGGATCGACACACACATTCATTTCATTTCTCCGCAGCAGGCTCAAGCGGCGCTCTCAAACGGCACTACGACATTGATCGGTGGCGGTACCGGTCCTTCGGACGGTTCCTACGCGACGACGGTGACATCGGGTCCCGGAAACATCCGCATGATGTTACGCGCGTTCGAAAACTGGCCGCTCAACGTCGGCATTCTCGGCAAGGGGCACGGACATGGCAAAGCGGCTCTGGTTGAACAGATCGAGGCGGGCGCTGTCGGCGTGAAATGTCACGAAGACTGGGGCACCACCCCCGCGGTGCTTCGGTCAGCGCTGACCGTCGCAGACGAGACGGACACTCAAGTGTGCATCCATACCGATACGCTGAACGAATCCGGCTTCGTCGATGATTCGATCGAGGCGTTTGAGGGACGAACGGTTCATTCGTTCCATACCGAAGGGTCCGGCGGCGGCCACGCGCCTGACATCATCAAGATCGCGGGCCTTCCCAACGTCTTGCCGTCTTCGACCAACCCCACGCTCCCCTACGGCATCAACTCGCAGGCGGAGCTCTATGACATGATCATGGTCTGTCACCACCTCAGCCCCGACATCCCGTCGGACGTTGCATTCACTGAAAGCCGCATCCGAGCTGAAACCATCGCCGCGGAAAACGTGCTTCAGGACCTCGGCGTCATCTCGATGTTCTCAAGCGATTCCCAGGCCATGGGACGCATCGGGGAATGCTGGCTGCGTTGCATCCAGACCGCCGATGCGATGAAGACCGGGCGCGGCAAGCTGCCGGAGGATGCCCTCGGCAACGATAATTTCCGGGTGCTGCGCTACGTCGCGAAGATCACCATCAACCCGGCGATCTCGCATGGTATTGCCGACGTGCTGGGCTCGGTCGAGGTCGGCAAGATCGCTGACCTCGTCCTGTGGGAGCCGGCGTTCTTCGGCGCCAAGCCCAAGATCATCATCAAGAACGGCTTTATCAGCTGGGCCGTGATGGGCGATCCCAACGCGTCGCTGCCGACGCCACAGCCCACCTACTATCGGCCCATGTTCGGTGCCTATGGTGATGCGCTGGCGGCCAATTGCATCACGTTCGTCTCCGGCGTCGCCCATGCTGCCGGGGTCAAGGAGCGACTGGGACTTCGCCGGCAGGTGATGCCGGTGCGAAACGTGCGCAAGATCGGCAAGCGCGATATGATCAGAAACGCCGGCACCCCGAAAATTGAAGTCAGTCCGGAAACTTTCGCGGTGACCGTCGACGGCAAGCACGCGACCGTGCAGCCGCTGACCACGGTCTCGCTAAACCAGAAGTATTTCTTCAGTTGA